One Lytechinus pictus isolate F3 Inbred chromosome 12, Lp3.0, whole genome shotgun sequence genomic region harbors:
- the LOC129273134 gene encoding hexokinase-2-like, with amino-acid sequence MATLKVGPRRTGCNASYLECTEKVEMFEGAKGPENFVILDCEFGAFGDNGCLDDIRTDFDRDIDRRTFNRGKQYYEKMIAGMYLGEILRLAMIHLINQKVIFGGVLPEALQKEWGFKTKNLTYIENDTTQDLSKTREILESFDLQPSAAELQIIRALSRAIWTRGSRLVASGISQIARRINKPSITVAVDGSLYQHFHQFRELMLSDIKELVPKYEVKFHHAEDGSGIGGAVTAAVAVRQSRTGQNGQPHVPLQNGDCV; translated from the exons ATGgcgacgttaaaggtcggtcccagac GCACCGGCTGCAATGCATCCTACCTGGAGTGTACGGAGAAGGTGGAAATGTTTGAGGGTGCCAAAGGACCAGAGAACTTTGTCATCCTTGATTGTGAGTTTGGAGCGTTCGGTGATAACGGGTGCCTGGACGATATCAGAACCGACTTTGATCGCGACATTGACAGGAGAACGTTCAATAGAGGGAAACAATA TTATGAGAAGATGATAGCTGGGATGTACCTTGGGGAGATCCTTCGACTTGCTATGATCCATTTAATCAATCAGAAAGTCATATTTGGAGGTGTGCTTCCAGAGGCTCTTCAAAAGGAATGGGGCTTCAAGACCAAGAACCTGACATATATTGAAAA TGACACAACCCAGGACCTATCCAAAACGCGAGAGATCCTTGAGAGCTTTGATCTCCAACCCAGTGCAGCAGAGCTCCAGATCATACGAGCGCTGTCCCGGGCCATCTGGACCCGTGGCTCTCGACTTGTTGCATCTGGGATCTCCCAGATCGCACGGCGCATCAACAAGCCCAGCATCACCGTGGCCGTGGACGGCTCCCTCTACCAGCACTTCCACCAATTCCGAGAGCTGATGTTGTCGGATATCAAGGAGTTGGTTCCCAAGTACGAGGTCAAGTTCCACCATGCAGAGGATGGCAGTGGCATTGGAGGGGCTGTGACCGCAGCGGTTGCTGTCCGACAGAGCAGGACAGGACAGAATGGACAACCGCATGTGCCTCTGCAGAATGGCGATTGTGTATGA